The nucleotide sequence ATGGCCCCGCAGCTCTTCCGGCGCCAGACCGACCGCGGCGCCTGGGGCATCACCCTCGCCGTCCCCCACCAGGTGCGGGTGGCCCGGGCGTTCGGGGTCCGGCGGATCTTCCTCGCCAACGAACTCGTGGACCCCGCCGCACTGCGCTGGACCGCCGCGCAGCTCGACGCCGACCCCGGCTTCCGCTTCGTCTGCTACGTCGACTCGGTGCGGGGCGTGGAGCTGATGGACGCCGCCCTGCGCGGCGCCGGACGCCCGCTGGACGTCGTCGTCGAGCTGGCCGCGGGCGACGGCGCCCGCACCGGGGTCCGCACGGAGGCGGAGTGCGCGGCGGTCGCGGACGCGGTCGCCGCCGCGCCGACCCTGCGGCTCGTCGGGGTCGCCGGCTACGAGGGCGAGGTCCCGCGGGCCGACCCGGAGCGGGTGAGGGCCTGGCTGCGCCGCCTGACCGGCCTCGCCGTGGACCTGGACAAGGCGGGACGGTTCGCGGACACGGAGGAGATCGTGGTCAGCGCGGGCGGCAGCGCCTGGTTCGACGCGGTCGCCGACGTCTTCGCCGAGCTCCCCGGGCTCTCCGTGCCGGTGCTGAAGCTGCTGCGCTCGGGCGCCTACGTCTCGCACGACGACGGCCACTACCGCAAGCTGACGCCGTTCAACCGGGTGCCGGCGGAGGGCGCCCTGGAGCCCGCGTTCCGGCTGTGGACGCAGGTCGTCTCCCGGCCCTCGCCGGACCAGGCGTTCGTCAACGCGGGCAAGCGCGACGCGGCCTACGACCTGGACCTGCCCTTCGCCCAGGTGGTCCGCCGCGACGGCACGGAACGCCCGGCCACCGGCGTCTCGGTGACCGCGCTGTCCGACCAGCACGCCTGGCTGCGCACCACCGCCGAGGCGGACCTGGAGGTCGGCGACTGGGTGGGCCTGGGCCTGTCCCACCCCTGCACGTCCTTCGACAAGTGGCCGCTGATCCCGCTGGCCGAGGCGGACGGCACGGTCGTCGACTACATCCGCACGTTCTTCTAGGCACCGGCGAGAGACCGGCAGGAGGCAGGGCATGGAAGACCTGGTCGTCCGGGACGCGGACGTCGTCGACGGCACCGGCGCGGACTCCTACCGCGCGGACGTGGTGATCGACGACGGCCGGATCGTCTCGATCGTGAAGGAGGCGGCGGCCGCCGGCTGCCAACGGCCGCGGGCGGTGCGGGAGCTGGACGCGGAGGGGCTGGTCCTCGCCCCCGGTTTCATCGACATGCACTCCCACAGCGACCTCGCGCTGCTGCGCGACCCCGACCACAGCGCCAAGGCCGCGCAGGGCGTCACCCTGGAGGTCCTCGGCCAGGACGGGCTGTCGTACGCGCCGGTCGACGACGAGACACTCGAAGGGGTCCGCCGGGCCATCACCGGCTGGAACGGCCACGGCGACGACCTCGACTTCGACTGGCGCTCGGTGGGCGAGTACCTGGACCGGCTGGACCACGGTTTCGGGGGCCGGGGCATCGCCGTCAACGCGGCCTACCTCGTCCCGCAGGGCACGGTCCGCGCCGTCGCCGTCGGCTGGGAGGACCGCCCCGCCACCGACCGGGAACTGGACCGGATGCGCCGCCTGGTCGCCGAGGGCCTCGAACAGGGCGCCGTCGGCATGTCCTCCGGCCTGACGTACACGCCGGGCATGTACGCGAAGGACTCCGAACTGGGCGAACTGTGCAGGGTGGTGGCGGCCCACGGCGGCTACTACTGCCCTCACCACCGCAGTTACGGGGCGGGAGCCCTGGAGGCGTACGCGGAGATGATCGAGCTGACCCGTGAGGCGGGCTGCCCGCTCCATCTGGCCCACGCCACCATGAACTTCGGCGTGAACGAGGGCCGGGCCCCCGCGCTCCTGGCCCTCCTGGACGACGCGCTGGACTCCGGCGCCGACATCACCCTGGACACCTATCCCTACACCCCCGGCTGCACCACCCTCGCGGCGCTGCTGCCCAGCTGGGCGAGCGAGGGCGGCCCGGAGCGGACACTGCGCCGCCTCGCCGACGACCCGACGGCCGCCCGGATCCGCCACGACCTGGAGGTGACCGGCGCGGACGGCTGCCACGGCGTGCCGGTGGACTGGGCGACCGTCGAGATCTCGGGGGTGGGCGACGAACGGCTTGCGGACCACGTGGGCCGCACGGTCGCCGCGTCCGCGCACCTGCGCGGCGAGGAACCCTGGACGACGGCCCGCCGCCTGCTCCTGGAGGACCGGCTCGCCCCGACCGTCCTCCAGCACGTCGGCCATGAGGGCAACGTCCGGACGATCATGCGCCACCGGGTCCACACGGGAGGCTCGGACGGCATCCTGGCGGGCGCCAAGCCGCACCCGCGCGCCTACGGCACCTTCCCGCGCTATCTGGGCCACTACGTGAGGGAGCTGGGGATCCTCTCGCTCGAGGAGTGCGTGGCGCACCTGACCGGCCGCCCGGCGGCCCGGCTGCGCCTGCCGGACCGGGGCCTGGTCCGCGAGGGCCACCGCGCCGACCTGGTGCTGTTCGACCCGGCGACGGTGGCGGCCGGCTCCACCTACGAAGCCCCGCGCACCCTGCCCACCGGTATCCCGCACGTCCTGGTCGACGGCCGGTTCGTCATCGAGGACGGCCGCCGCACGGACGTACTGGCGGGGCGGGCGGTCCGTCGCGGTCCCGCGTGACGGAACGCCCCGCCGCCCTGACCTAGGGCTTGGGCAGGGTGCACCCGCTCGCGCTCAGTGCGAGCTGGTTGCCGGTGGTGAAGCAGGCCGGGATCAGGTAGGTCTCCTGGGCGTAGTTGATGCCCTGGCGGACGGTGACGTTGCCGCTCGCGTCGACCTCACAGGGGTTGTTCTCGGTGCAGCGGGCGCCGTCCTCGTTGCCGGTGTTGTTGACGGCGACGACCTTGCCGGTGGCCTGGTCGATCACCGGCGAGCCGGAGGTGCCGCCGATGGTCTGGCAGGCGGAGGTGTAGCGGACCGAGTCCTTCCAGGTCCAGTCGCCCTCCTTCAGGCGGTACACGAACCCGTCGATGTTGCAGTTGTAGAGCGTCTTCCAGTAGCCGGACGCCACGGTGATGGCGCTACCGGCGGTCGGGTGGGTGTTCTGCACGGTCAGCGCCGAGATCCCGTACGCGTTCTTGATCGTGGCGTACGTGCTGGTGAGCTGGTAGATGGAGATGTCCGTGTCGGTCATCGTCCCGTAGGCCAGCTTGCTGGCGCGCAGGGTCGCGACCCTGGTGCCGGCGGAGTTGAGCAGGCCGAAGGTACGGCTCGACGCCTGGTTGACGAGCACCTCGCCCGGCTCCGGGAAGCCGGTCGACAGGCAGTGGCCGTTGGAGAGCACCAGCGCGGGGTCGGTGTCCAGGGAGTTGGGGAAGCGGACGACCGATCCGGAGCAGTTGCTGAGCGCGACGGTCCCGGCGAGGTTGACGGCCCGCAGCGTCGGCGCGGAGGCGGTGTCCGCCTTGGCCGCGGCCGCGGAGGCCTGCGCCGGGGCGGCCGGCTTCGCGCTCACCGGCGCGGCGACCGCGGGTGCCGCGCCGGCCCCGGCGATGGCCAGGGCGAAGAACGCGGCAACGAGAGGCTTTCTCATGTGGGGGTCCCCTCTGACGACAGGGCGACCGGAGATCTTCCGGCCGCCCGCTGTTTTTGTCATGCGCATTGTTAGTGCCGCGGGAGGGGAGAGCAAGGGTCCGCTTTCGGCCAGGGAGCACCCGGGCGGACCTACCCGAGGCGGCTCCGACATCGCGGGACCGGCCCGTCCGGGGATACGCCGGGAAGGACTCTCCGCGCCCGTCGCGCCCCGTCGACAGTCGATCCGGACGACACCCGCCTCCTGGACGACTCCGTCCGCCTGCCTCTTCACGCTGCGCCCCGACCGGCCCCGGGTGTTCTGAAGGCGCGTCGGCGGTGGCTTCGGCGGCGAGCGGGAGGTGATCCCGGAGGACCTGGCGGCGCTCGCCGCCCTCGGCACCGGACGGCCCGTCTGCTCCGAGTGCACCCGCGAGGGGGAGTTCACCACCGCTTCGCCACGGCACCCGATGCCGCTGACGGTCCTTGCCCGGCGCGAAGGCGGACGGCACCCCCACGGCCTTCCACGTCCACAACGTGGCGAACACGGGCGCCCACGGGAACCGCGGCGGCGGGACGCTGTACGCGGGTGGCGCCGCCGTGACGATCCACCGCTGCCCCGACATCCTCACCATGCCGCACTGCGTGAACCGGCTCGTCGGACGGTGGCTGCGGCCGCCCCCGCACGAACCGGCGGCGCGGACCCGGCTCGTCGGCCTCGCCACCGTCGTGGCGCTGATGGGCTTCTGGGTCGCGGCCTTCTACGCCGTCACGACCCAGATCCGGACGCCGCCCTGAGCGATCACGGGCGGGCCGGGGCGACGCGGGCGGTCCGGCCCCGGAGGCCGTT is from Streptomyces asoensis and encodes:
- a CDS encoding amino acid deaminase, whose product is MGTEAPEALARLAGERVDHRFKGLPPDADGLTVGELAAQRRNLFTDGFTTPVLALSAERLEHNLALMETYATRHGLAFAPHGKTSMAPQLFRRQTDRGAWGITLAVPHQVRVARAFGVRRIFLANELVDPAALRWTAAQLDADPGFRFVCYVDSVRGVELMDAALRGAGRPLDVVVELAAGDGARTGVRTEAECAAVADAVAAAPTLRLVGVAGYEGEVPRADPERVRAWLRRLTGLAVDLDKAGRFADTEEIVVSAGGSAWFDAVADVFAELPGLSVPVLKLLRSGAYVSHDDGHYRKLTPFNRVPAEGALEPAFRLWTQVVSRPSPDQAFVNAGKRDAAYDLDLPFAQVVRRDGTERPATGVSVTALSDQHAWLRTTAEADLEVGDWVGLGLSHPCTSFDKWPLIPLAEADGTVVDYIRTFF
- a CDS encoding N-acyl-D-amino-acid deacylase family protein gives rise to the protein MEDLVVRDADVVDGTGADSYRADVVIDDGRIVSIVKEAAAAGCQRPRAVRELDAEGLVLAPGFIDMHSHSDLALLRDPDHSAKAAQGVTLEVLGQDGLSYAPVDDETLEGVRRAITGWNGHGDDLDFDWRSVGEYLDRLDHGFGGRGIAVNAAYLVPQGTVRAVAVGWEDRPATDRELDRMRRLVAEGLEQGAVGMSSGLTYTPGMYAKDSELGELCRVVAAHGGYYCPHHRSYGAGALEAYAEMIELTREAGCPLHLAHATMNFGVNEGRAPALLALLDDALDSGADITLDTYPYTPGCTTLAALLPSWASEGGPERTLRRLADDPTAARIRHDLEVTGADGCHGVPVDWATVEISGVGDERLADHVGRTVAASAHLRGEEPWTTARRLLLEDRLAPTVLQHVGHEGNVRTIMRHRVHTGGSDGILAGAKPHPRAYGTFPRYLGHYVRELGILSLEECVAHLTGRPAARLRLPDRGLVREGHRADLVLFDPATVAAGSTYEAPRTLPTGIPHVLVDGRFVIEDGRRTDVLAGRAVRRGPA
- a CDS encoding S1 family peptidase codes for the protein MRKPLVAAFFALAIAGAGAAPAVAAPVSAKPAAPAQASAAAAKADTASAPTLRAVNLAGTVALSNCSGSVVRFPNSLDTDPALVLSNGHCLSTGFPEPGEVLVNQASSRTFGLLNSAGTRVATLRASKLAYGTMTDTDISIYQLTSTYATIKNAYGISALTVQNTHPTAGSAITVASGYWKTLYNCNIDGFVYRLKEGDWTWKDSVRYTSACQTIGGTSGSPVIDQATGKVVAVNNTGNEDGARCTENNPCEVDASGNVTVRQGINYAQETYLIPACFTTGNQLALSASGCTLPKP